The following DNA comes from Lepeophtheirus salmonis chromosome 11, UVic_Lsal_1.4, whole genome shotgun sequence.
ccagtaattaaaaattattttttcgacgacattattctcaataacttttgtattttatatgtatggaATAATCTTGGAAAGTTTAAGCTTCTCTTTACAATCCCCAAAAATGgtagaaactatttttttgttcttctttttttccaaaattagtgcaaagcacaatttttataatttttctttgacaaaaataaaagatggacttgtcatcttaattttttttttcatgcaaaataTCTTGGTAcgttatttaaaattcatatcacatttttttcataatcataaTACTATATTTCTTATGTTATAGATGTGACATATTATCCTAACCCTCGCCCacaagaaagaaatataatagatCATTCTAAATGTGATTTCCCGTTGCCTTCTTTGCCTGAACGGGTAACCCTTTActagtatatacatatgattGATTACACAGGGGACCAATGAGGTGGGGAAATGGTGTAGAAATGACTTGCAGGTATAAACAATTAATCTATGAGCACAGAATCCCAAGAGGGTCGACGAAGGaaaattcatccgaggaaaactaccagacctcataaaactggactccttccttgtaaatgagataccaggatcgaaacaataaggTTATCCATTCAAGATAAGTagagaatacttatatttcaaaatgggatcatttaaaaaatacaaaatggaacaaaaactCTTGTAGATttaaacaagatacagaatcaattatttacttttaattataaaaaacacttttacacaagttttattaatcctacttttatttcagggattgttttaaggataaaaaatgcCTCGGAACCATAATaatcccgaattactataatcctgggcatttcagaattcagatgacaaagaaaaaaacttagatCAGTTTAGGATTCAGCGcctaaagataaatttatttttttggttcccAAGAAGGAGGGAAATatatgtttctgttttttttcttctcctaagTCCAACCAAAggagttattgtttttttttacaccaaaaataatctttacatCAAATTTTACTACCTATATTGTTGATTTATTGAAGTGGTGGCTTAGTTTCATTGTTTGTCTTTGTGATTTATTAGTACAGCCAATGGTTTAgttaaataaatggttttttgtaATCAATCAATCCTTATAACCAccattgatgaaaaaaaaaaccttccattattttttttattgaagtaagTAAACCATCATCTGATGGACAttgaatcatttaataaaattattgagttaTACAACAAAATACTGTGAGGTCAAAGGTAAGGATAcctcaaaacattatttttaaaataggattaTAAATTAAGTTGCTGCATGTGAACAGTACaagctattaaattttgagagttcaaggtcatataaaaagtttaaaaactcaaaatcgactataaatttagaaaaatggaaattaaaacattcacataatttattgttaatctttcgaaaaaattattttgagggAAGGTTTGCGCACTGCAAAATGCACATTCTAGctataaatgcattattttacttacttttccattcattttctattcaaccaatcaaattttactgaatgacaattaaaatataacatcattttttttcataaacgaggtgtgttcaaaaagtaaaataactttgcatttttaggaaaaaatccttttttattcatcaatatttatgttgtaccCTTCAAAGTACTCCCCCTCGGATACAATAAACTTGTGACAACGCTTTTTCTAATCAAAACAAACTTCGCAAACCCTCGTCTCATGGCCAAAACgttggataaaatttttatggCACGAGCCAACCTAAATGTAAATATCCTCAGCAATTTCTTTGATAGTGATTCGAGggtcttcaaaaacattttttcttccaCGCTTTGTCATCAGCATCTTCCTGGACATCTCAGAAAGAGTTTATAAAACtacttgtaaacatttttttttactcagaacagtttcaccctatatatatttcaagtgTATTGgagcaattaatttaatttttttacaaacaaaatttatgcaaattctttgatctgatctttgtttttcaatagaaaaaattgCCAAACACGCATAAGACTTCTAGCCATTATgcctaaaaaaactaaatgtattatatagctgaaacagtcAATATATGTTCATGCTGAGTgttgtactaacataaaaaacattaaaaaatcgaGCAGACCAAATGTACGTTGatagtaaaatttgaaaagtcaccttgCTTTTTGAACACACACCTTGTATAGTGTTTTGTAGAGGAgtaatctttatataaaatcgttaatcttcaaattatactatttaaataattaaataagcaaTCTGGTAGCtaagtttcaataattaatggcTCTGTTGTATTAATGGTTAATAGCGTGGATATTATCATTGTTTAACTATGTTAAACCATATTTGTTGGttgtgaaataaattatgatattaagTCTGTGTGTCGTGCCACCCTGTGTAGTTATATCAAAGCTGCCAGGGTTAAGTCCTTGATCTATTAAAACAGTCCCATTCTGTCGGAAAGGCAAAGGAAACTCCGTTTCGAACGTGCATCATGGAAATTTTGTTTACCTTTTTTTGTCGGAGGAGAAGACATTCAATATCGATCCGGTCATAGTTTGGGATAATGGTCCGTTGAAGGATAGCTGTAATGAAATTAAACACATATTCAGGGCGAAATATCCCGCATCAGTAATGTAGCACAAAATTCACCAATCTGGTCGACTAATTAGTGATTTTAGAGGAAATGGTTTTCCCATAGACCATCAAAATCATTAAGCAGTCATAaaactttgtaaatattattctaGTTTGAATAACtgaaattttaacatttgatttaaataaccTTAGCCTCCACAGAGACCCAACCTCAGCCCATGGGATTACTCTTTATGATGGCAAGTATACAGGATAGGAAATAAACTCGTAAAGATATATTTTCGGaactaaattaaaatcaaattgtaatatCAAAACTTTTGGTGGAAATAGCTACCCTTTACCTCGGATTACATGGCGAAGAGGAAGAGACACTTGGACAAAAGCCCTTCCTTGAGGGCACACTTCAGAGTGTCTTTGTTGGGGTAATGATTGCTACAAGGCCTAGCTTGAAGAATGGATCATAAAGAAAAGTCAATGGCTTCTAGACGGCcacaaattattttcacaaaagcCCTTGAGATTTAATTTTCACCAGTCCTGTACACTTCATGAAGTGTGAGAGGGTGGCCGATTTTGATGTAAATGCCATCATTATATGTGTCCTGAAGCCAAGAATGATTTTGTTGCTCATTATGGCCTTGTACACGAGTTTCTTGATCCTGAAAATTAGGGGCATATTCTTCCATTCTAACATAATATCGGACAGAATTAGATACTGGGCGTCTTCTGGCATATAGTCGATGGTCTTGCCTAAAACACAGTTAGTTTGGGTGAGTGGATGGCCTCAACGGCCAACATCTTTATCTTTGCTACCTCTGCCTAGGTGCATCTTTGTCTTTCGaacaaaagttttgttttaaattaatttatattcccaTTTGGTCATTTTCACAAAATCTTAtgctaattattaaatttattaactaaagcATATTTTCCACAACTTATTCCTCTCCCTCTAGTTCAGAGCCTGTCCAATATACCTTGAAGTGGTCTGTCAGGGAAGGATGTAAGAAAATGCTaaagttcttaatttttttagtttagtgGACTTTCAGACCTCGTCACTGAGGCGAATTGAGATCATATCTATAATAAagtaagttttaaatattttgaacgaAGTTCTGCGTACATAAAATcgtatttattttcatcaagcCGAATTGAGGTTAAAAATCTGTGAAGCGATAAAATACGTTTTACGCACCAATAGTcttttactaatattaatagGATTTAATATTACAAGCGTTTTCCACCCTTCTCTTAGCTCCCGAGAGTCTTTTATGAATAATCGAGGCGGATACATCCAAAATGTTGGATTGTGAAGAtgtaaaaagattaataattattgttactGAAACGTCCTTTAATCAACTtagacaaaaaagttattatatatacacactCTAAGCTGGTAGCAACTAGGGAATTAATATAAGCaggaacaaataatatataaggatatataagactataaaacatatatacacacCTCAGTATTGACatgataataatactaatacaaATTTAGTAAACAAAACTTGATTATtgcaattaaatgtaatttttcaagcCCCTTTTCCATCCCAAGTTCAGACTAATATTGAGGGTGAAGAATATCGTAATTGgaggaaagagaagaaaaaattactttcgaAAAGTAGTAAATCTTTACCAGAAGGTATCAAAGGGGCACCTAACCTAATCAAACACTTGAGACACCATCTTTTAGATAAAGGACACCTGATGGACCTAAAATcacaaagaataattttatagaattgaCAGCAAGAGATTGTTAAACGCTAAAAGTCGCATACAAGATCCAGGATATTCATTCATATGTAATGTCATAAGTAGGCAGTGTATTTTTCTGGCCACACAATTGTTAAGCCATACAACAGCCTCAGCATTTGTATATCTTTTTCCAGTAATGAAGTCCCAAGCtgaatttattaaaactgtAGATTCCTGGTTAGATGTCTTTAATAGTTGGAAGTTCATGGATgttaaaacacatttttgtagATTTGGCATCCATTTGGATGTGCAGAAAGAGGTTGTCGATAAGATTAAAGAAACAATGAAGAAATTCCGGGGAATTagtaaagattttaaattttgatttccatATCATCTTTGGAAAAGTTATTCAGATATTTTAGGGAATCATCTGGAATAAGATACATGTTTACTTATGAGATGAATCAGGATTGATTGCTAAAACATTTCATTCGTTTGAGGGTACCTGGAGTCTCCAATGATCATCAAACTAGTGTTAATTTCATAAATCGATTCCGATTAGATATTCATGGTCAAGCTGATAGGATCCATATTGGATCATCAGCAATTCAAATTGAAGATAAAGAAAACGATAACTTCCTTGGTTTTTTAATTAAGGTCTTGGAACAAGGAATGAatgagacaaaaataatttgaaagaatatgATGATGTTTTACTATTAGCAGCTGAATAAGCCTTACATCCTAATTTTGAACACTAAGTATCAACAGATTTTTACTTTTCTGCCTTGGAATGTGGTATTCAAGGATTTGGTTACATTGTAGGATACCTGGCTAAAAAGTTAAAAgctaaatatccaaaatatggATGCAGGACACAAAATTATCTTTCTTGTACTGCAGATATAACATCTTAGATATCAGCCGTTTCTGTAGAAAGGTGGACTAAGCCAGAAAGTTTATTACttactcaaataaaataattcgaggCAATCTTTGgaccaaaaattacaaatcaacCTCAAATTATTGAGTCATTAATAACTGTTCTCAAAGTGTAAGCTCCAAATTTTCGTCAGgatgtcataataaaatatgctccagtaataatctttattagggttaataatattattgtaaatgtgcaaaaaaaaaaaaaatggtcaaaaattaagaaattattacattatataacataagtttctaaaaattatagtacATTTCTCGTAATTGGTTAATGATAAATTTAGCACATGTTGAAcctttttatacaaatgattttgaatagtaagttaaattaaataaaaatagacattttattatcaaattacatttttataataataataaaaaattattactacacttcaaataaaacatacaatcagtacggACACAAGAAACAATAGCTTTAAGTTTTGGCGCCCTCGCAATAGTTTGCCGGATTAGGTATCCTACTGGAGTCCGTCCTGAACGAGTGCTAGGGATGATGGATTGTTCAACTACCTACCGATAtcagaattgattaaaaaactgGAGAGGCTGGAGACGGAATGTCCTTGAAAAGGTTGAATATTGTCTAAAATCCGAGTCCtctcaatcataaatttagggCATTCATAAACAAGATGAAGTGGTTCTTCATCTCTTAAACCACACCCACGACATAGTGGACTAACTTCATGGTGCATGGGATGATGGTGTTGGCGTAAGAGACAATGTGCAGTCATAAACTGAACCAAGGAGTTCAGCTCTACTTTCGAAAAATCCAAGTGATGATTCCACCTCCCAAGACTAACTCTTGGGAGCAGCACACGGCTTTGACGGCAATAGTCAAGGTTCGACCAAAGTGTCTGCCATTTGACTATGTAATGGGCAGATATCTTCTCCTTAAGAGATGTCCGCAGGATTCCAACCATTCGGGTAGGAGGTTCATCCAGAGTTTCAGCTTCGGCTAGCATATCAGCCACCTCATTTCCAGTGATATCACTCTGATCTCTTAGCCAGCAGAGGGAAAGAAGGACATCACTAGCTAACGACCTCAAAAGATTTTTcgtatataaaacaaaagaagtCTTTGTCTCTATCAACCGTAATTCTTCAATTTCTGCTTGAGAGTCTGACCAGATACAAAATCCTCTAGGCCCcctatcaaattatattataactttcACAAAGTATTGCCTACTATCACTGATTAGCATAATCCAACTATGTTATAGCCTCAACTTACTTGACAGGCCTTGAGTGttcaaaaaaacatcaataagaAGAAGTGGTCCCACTAATCTATTTAACCTGCATATCTGTAAATATACAAGGGATTTGTATTCATGTCTTTTTGGACACGAAACATAAGTATAGATTAACTTATTTCTtcgtgtatttatcaaaaagaataacttattaaatagCCATGacaattgacaataaaatacatagggtggagtatttttgtgttagcgagttAACTCTCTGCAGGTAATAACCATGTACACATTTGGTtatgtaaatcaaataaagcatatttttctttattaagagAGCTCGTCTGTTGGCCAATATTACATAactattatcataaaattaattgcCAATCCTTTAGTTTATCAACCTGACTGCGTTTTCATCGCAGATTTGACGTACACCACTTACGCATCTTCTAAATGTTATATATTCCTCGTTATTACGTCTCATACTTCAGTACTTAGAAGGAGTGTAAATCAATAAGAAGAAGTGGCCCATCCAACCATTACAATTCCTTTCCCGTTGGAATAAAATCATCTGTGATAGTTTGATAGATTGAATTCTCATACCAATCCTAATGgaatccttatttttcttttgtctaTCTACTGTTCTTCTATCATGTACAGCCAATGTCATCGAGCCAGGGGTTGTACGatcaagtaattaaattttaaagttttttagacATGAAAATCTTGCTATCAACAATTTGGCGCAGGGTAATTTTGCCTGAGGACATTTTACCTTTACGCCATTATGCTTCtatgatattttgttttaatataaaaatgaatgacgtcattattatttatttttggttaaaattgaattttctttgttaattttttcattaaaatatataatatgtattattataaaatcattaaatgcTTATTTTCTGTGAGAAAAGTTATGAAATCATGATAGATTATTCATGTTAGAAAATACTCTTGGTTTGACGAGCAAGCATGatataatgaaaaagtaaaactCCATCATTATTTCAACGGAAAACAACcattaaatgtgttttattgtacaaaaatattacctaTTTTGATTAAggaaattcaaagggaacattaatttcaaccaaaaataaacaataatgacgtaaaaagataatatatttatatattaaggcgaagtATCCTTGGGGGAAAATGCCTTTAATGCCAAATTACGGGACACCCAGTAATTCATTTATCCATTAATTAGGCCGAAATCCTAGAACCAAAGTCACTCTATTTAAGAGAGGAAATACCTCCGAACCCATtggaaacatttatttaatggaaATGAATGGTGTTGTGATCTTGATGGGGAATCTATACAGACTTCCCCCCGGCTTCCATGGTTTTCATATCCATGAAATTCCAGATCTGGGTAATGGTTGCCTTGCCGGCGGACCTCACTATAATCCCTTTAATAAGGACCATGGAGGATTTCATTCCAACTTCAGGCATGTTGGAGATTTGGGCAACATTTTTACGGACAGCTGGGGTGACACAAGAATTGAGATAGTAGATTACGTCATTTCTCTGAGTAAGATCAATGATCCCACCTTTGTGAGGGGACGCTCTATTATTGTACATGCAGATATAGACGATCTTGGAAGGGGAATGAATGAGGGGAGTCGTTTAACAGGTAATTCAGGAGCTCGGATTGCGTGTGGAATCATTGAGCCAGTTTAAATGGCGAATATTTGTTTctctgtttttaaattttatgagatcaaaataaaatacaatgtccTCAAATTGACATATACATGTACctcacttattttttatttttttgcctccctacaattattttaatgattcatATCATAACACTCTATCTACAtgatgtaaaaaacaaaaaacaagagcATAATTACTAGTACCTTATCATTATAATCTTCTATTACAAAGGCAGTATCAAATCAACTTCAATTGAGCATGAATTCATACAACTCCTCATTTTTAAATTGGGATGAATTTGCAAATCCTCCGATTCCACCAATCATCTATGGGATTGCCTGTTTTTATTTGGCTCTTGTGGGTTTCATTGGGTGTCTCTGCAACtcttttattatctttgttTTCCTACGAATCCCTAAggtaatgaaattaaaatgaaggattaaTGTAAAAAACGACTCTTTACTTGACAGGTTCGAAGTCCTTTCAATATTCTAATCTTAAACTTAATTGTGACTGAATTTGTTGTATCTTTCTTTGGCATCCCTGTTGATTTTCTTTCCTCCTTCAATCGAGGGTGGAAATATGGAGAGGGTTTTTGTAAGGTCGTGGGCTTTGTTCTTACAGCTATGGGTAAGTTTTACGAGGGGGGATGTTTAGGGATTATTAAAAGGTTCAACTGTGAATTTAGGGATTGGCTCTGTGTACACACTGACCATCCTTGCTCTGGTTCGCctgtgtattatatttaaaaaaaattacacgcTGACTCTTCGGGGATCGTTTTGTTACATTGGAGGTATTTGGTTAAGTTCCTTTTTCATCACGGCTCCACCTCTCCTTGGATGGGGAGATTATATACCAGAGAAGTCTGGTATGAGGTAAGCACTCactcaaattcaaatattttccatCTAAAAACAGAGGCGTCCTCAGGGTGTAGGCTTGAGGAGCCGTAGCCCACCCCGacccaaattaaaaaatttatgctttttacaagaattttttttagtcaggaaaacatttcaaatttgaaatttaattcttaaatttttttttccaaaaaaaataaacatcttaTTTGTTCaagaaacttttaatttttcaatttctttttctaaaaatttgttttctgtcaataactatggatttgtaatttttttttcagaaatttaactttttaaatttgctcgcaaaaattattattgaaatttggaatttttttcaaagaaagtaaaatttttaaatttttttcccaacaatttatttttgtgtgaacagctgagatttttcttttttcaaaaatattttatttatatttgaaatttttcttaaaaaatttatatttggtattaactttttgaaatttctctccaaaaaaaattaatttttcttatcagctctgaatttttatcaaaaaaaatcgattttttgttgacagctatagatttttgaatctattttctaaaaaataaaaatttgattttttttccaagaaatttcatttccttcctatatatgtatataaaatccTGTGGACGTCCTAAAAAAGCTTCATACTTATTAACATATCCATATTCTTCATCAGCTGTGCTCCAAATTGGGAGTCTCCCAGCTCACTCACCTATATAATTTACCTCTTCCTATTTGGTTTTTTCCTTCCTGTTCTTGTGATCATAACTTGCAATGTAAAAGTCgcattatttctcaaaaaagtaaGCATTATTCCTAGACGAAAATGCAGGGCTCAGCAGTCACAAAGAGCCTGTGGCAAGTAAAAAACAGTCTGGCTAGTGTATGGTGGCCTGTATCTATTCCATCTGACTACGTAATGCCATAATTTAGCCCATTACTGGGGCATCTGTAGAGGTTGGACTGGAGAAGCTGTAGTCCTTcccctaaaaataattaatttattatttgctttttactagaaaatttaatatttgaaattttttgtcgacagctgtggatttttgaaattttctccaaagCATTTAACATCGGAAATTTTTTCCCAGAGATTTAatattggcaatttttttcaaagtttgaaattaaatactttGTGAACTGttgtggattttaaatttttttaaatagctacggatttttaaattttttctccaagaaatgtaatttttttgtgaataagtgcatttttaataaaattattattctaaatatttatttatttattctctttttttttgcaaacgacgctgataattaaaataatagtatactTCATTCGTTTTAAGAGGAAGTACCATTGACCATTGAAGTAGCTTTATTCGtaggatttaattttaaaaaatcgcgaaattaaattttttgcaaagaatttttttttttaaatttacatcttttcacaaaaaaaaatcattttagaaaaaaaaatcaaaaatccacagctattcataaaaattttaatttttgtaaaaaattgttagatattaaattttttgctctgatgcataatttgccagaataaaaatactttaatcctgacccaaaaaaaattccttattttttttttttttttttggggggtactGTCCACTCCCTGCAGACCCCTGGTTAAATACAACATACAAGTATACAGATACAATTTTGGATTCGAATAAGTGTCAACGTCCCCTACGTGAATAGATAttggaaagaaatatactaGACCTGTACGAGTCAAAAATGATCCAATATTTGTGGTATCTAACTTTAACGACCGACGAGCCCTGTTCATATGCCCTCAATGCttaactttgaaacaaatattttttcacttctCAGAATACAGCCTCAAAATCCATGAGCTCCTCCGTGCGAGGAATTGCAAAACGACATGAAAGAAACTCAACGATTATTCTCATGGTGATGACCCTTGCATTTTTCATCGCTTGGCTTCCGTACACAATCTGTTCTCTCTATGTTGTATTTGGAGGAAATCCTCCTGCCTGGCTCTCAGCCATTCCTCTTCAGTTTGCAAAGAGTTCCATTTGTGCCAGTCCAATGATTTATGCTTTCTTTAATCAAGAGGTGAGTGTTTGTCTTTTTTGATTTCATGTATGATTCAAGGTgactatatgtatatgatttatgTCAATAAGAGATCTCTTTGCGTTTATTTACTTcctattttgatgacgtcacaaaggaGCCAATTTAAGAGGAAATTCGATGAACATTTGATGGATTTGTACAGGTTGCTACAGCACAAATGCACCTAGTACCTccggaagaaaaaataattcttggaTTAATATGAGTGAACACTTAACACTAGTCAGTAACACTGAACTTGGCtcgttgtgacgtcatcaaataaGTAGTCAGCTAACGTTAACCAGAGTGGGTTGCATgtttcttatcgacacaccttatatatagtcaccaTGGTATGATtgcattaacataaaatttaaggaTTGTGTTGGTCCTTCTAgtctaaaaaaaggaaaaattgattcttcgtgacgtcaatgagaaTGTtattcctttttcctttttatatgatattataagttatactgatagttgcataaatacgcggactatttgtagCAAAtcattaaatgtgtaataaaattcgtatgacgtatttttttgagaattatataatagagaatttattctggtataaaatttaatataattactgaatattaccgccatcagctgccatgacaccctccaagcacctgcggaaggccttgcacccattgatgatgtaatggtcgtccatggctgcccattgctcattgacactgGCCTTTAATgggtccaaattcgggtggcgggtagcacaggccttcttctcaatttgccaccacacactgtagtcaaggggattcaaatcaggtgattgacgtcgcaaaaagtttttgtgaagGTCTCCTTCACAAAaacctcatccacattgattttccgaGGTCTGCCGGTCTAaacaccctccttcagatcttttccctccttgacaagcttctggatcttgaacacagtagtcctggatagtccagtgtccttgattatctcctggACAGACCTACtcgcgcggaggagagtggtaaccatatgacgtcattggtctcgtcattcatcgtaagcgactttgtttgatgcgagtaagaaaaaaaaaacaaagccaaaagatttaccgaattacttgtgctggaattttttatttccggtcacggaacctcgatataagtgtttaaaaattagtccacATATTTATGCTACTACCggtataacatattaaaaatataatatgtttgtattatattgcattataacaAAACTAGGAAtgttttttgcaatatatgtgcaaatgaaaagtttgtttttcaacttttttcgaattttaatCACGGCTAGATCGATAAAGTTGTGATTTGGTAAGAAAATCACCTATGCAAAAATTCATTTCCCCATTATGTCATCTTTAGTTTGGACATTCAAtcgttcaaagtttgaaagtcGACAAAAGTTATCTATTTACTACATAAAGgttaaaataaagcattaaCCATTATTTTGCATCTTGAAATTATGATAGATTAtactaatctataaaaaatattgataaagcctttttctaaagctaccatATGAAGCAAAAAGTAATGTTTTCTTT
Coding sequences within:
- the LOC121126079 gene encoding blue-sensitive opsin isoform X1, producing MESLFFFCLSTVLLSCTANVIEPGVVRSSRNPRTKVTLFKRGNTSEPIGNIYLMEMNGVVILMGNLYRLPPGFHGFHIHEIPDLGNGCLAGGPHYNPFNKDHGGFHSNFRHVGDLGNIFTDSWGDTRIEIVDYVISLSKINDPTFVRGRSIIVHADIDDLGRGMNEGSRLTVSNQLQLSMNSYNSSFLNWDEFANPPIPPIIYGIACFYLALVGFIGCLCNSFIIFVFLRIPKVRSPFNILILNLIVTEFVVSFFGIPVDFLSSFNRGWKYGEGFCKVVGFVLTAMGIGSVYTLTILALVRLCIIFKKNYTLTLRGSFCYIGGIWLSSFFITAPPLLGWGDYIPEKSGMSFILINISIFFISCAPNWESPSSLTYIIYLFLFGFFLPVLVIITCNVKVALFLKKNTASKSMSSSVRGIAKRHERNSTIILMVMTLAFFIAWLPYTICSLYVVFGGNPPAWLSAIPLQFAKSSICASPMIYAFFNQEFRSNVMKYVQTNYLSPREKKSLLMEMSEKGESRNTPGAST
- the LOC121126079 gene encoding blue-sensitive opsin isoform X2; translation: MESLFFFCLSTVLLSCTANVIEPGVVRSSRNPRTKVTLFKRGNTSEPIGNIYLMEMNGVVILMGNLYRLPPGFHGFHIHEIPDLGNGCLAGGPHYNPFNKDHGGFHSNFRHVGDLGNIFTDSWGDTRIEIVDYVISLSKINDPTFVRGRSIIVHADIDDLGRGMNEGSRLTVSNQLQLSMNSYNSSFLNWDEFANPPIPPIIYGIACFYLALVGFIGCLCNSFIIFVFLRIPKVRSPFNILILNLIVTEFVVSFFGIPVDFLSSFNRGWKYGEGFCKVVGFVLTAMGIGSVYTLTILALVRLCIIFKKNYTLTLRGSFCYIGGIWLSSFFITAPPLLGWGDYIPEKSGMSCAPNWESPSSLTYIIYLFLFGFFLPVLVIITCNVKVALFLKKNTASKSMSSSVRGIAKRHERNSTIILMVMTLAFFIAWLPYTICSLYVVFGGNPPAWLSAIPLQFAKSSICASPMIYAFFNQEFRSNVMKYVQTNYLSPREKKSLLMEMSEKGESRNTPGAST